From a single Botrytis cinerea B05.10 chromosome 4, complete sequence genomic region:
- the Bcmrpl24 gene encoding Bcmrpl24, with amino-acid sequence MPILPSIRPSFSRSFTRTFTSTTRIFAKSTKQRLAVEHADVPPYPYGPSQFYKQSNFGLYGLQKIRYGNIVSEKNEIKTRRHWRPNVQRKRLYSPSLGRQIKLRVTTKVLRTIDKAGGLDEYLLGEKTQRIKELGMGGWKLRWRIMQTDTIKERFRAQREKMGLPPKEDVHLDENGFGITKEEIMEQVRKYDAAMARNEEVVIDEEAQKATESEIAEEDFMAEEQYKERKPIL; translated from the coding sequence atgCCTATTCTTCCATCGATCCGCCCCTCCTTCTCCCGCTCTTTCACACGAACTTTCACCTCCACTACTCGCATCTTCGCAAAGTCCACAAAACAAAGGCTGGCAGTCGAGCACGCAGATGTTCCGCCATATCCTTACGGCCCTTCCCAATTCTACAAACAATCCAATTTCGGTCTTTACGGCCTCCAGAAGATTCGTTATGGAAATATAGTTtcagagaagaatgaaatcaaGACAAGACGGCATTGGCGACCCAACGTGCAGAGAAAGCGTCTCTACAGTCCAAGTTTAGGAAGGCAAATAAAATTGAGAGTCACTACAAAAGTGCTGAGGACAATCGACAAAGCGGGAGGACTGGATGAATATCTACTTGGGGAGAAGACGCAGAGAATAAAGGAACTAGGAATGGGAGGTTGGAAATTAAGATGGAGGATCATGCAAACGGATACTATCAAGGAGAGATTTAGGGCACAAagggagaagatgggatTGCCGCCGAAGGAAGATGTTCatttggatgagaatgggTTTGGAATCACGAAGGAAGAGATTATGGAGCAAGTTAGGAAATACGATGCGGCTATGGCAAGGAATGAGGAGGTTGTTATAGATGAAGAGGCGCAAAAAGCTACTGAATCTGAGATTGCGGAGGAAGATTTCATGGCGGAAGAGCAGTACAAGGAGAGAAAGCCAATATTATAG